The following is a genomic window from Streptomyces chrestomyceticus JCM 4735.
ACCGCGCCTGTGCGGCGGCGCTGGGCAACTGGGCGGAGCGGCGGCGGCCGGCCGGACTCGATCCGATCGCCGCCACCGCCACCCCTGCTCCTGCCTCCACCCCCACTCCTCCATTCAAGACATAAGGGGCGATAAGCGCCATTAAACGGAAGGGAGCGGCGTTGCGGGGCCAAAGGGCCGTAGGGTCGGGGAGCTTGATCCACCGTCCTACGACCCTAGGAGCCCCGTGATCCGCCGGCCTCTCCGCTCCTGCGGTGCGACCGCCGCGCTCTCCGTCGCCCTGCTGCTGTCCTCCTGCACGAGCGCGACGCGGCTGGACGGCACGCAGGGCGCGGGCAGTGTGCACGACCCGCTCTTCCCCGCCCTCGGCAACGGCGGGTACCAGGTCGGGCACTACGGTCTCGCCCTCGACTACGACGTACGCGGCGGCACGCTGGACGCCACCGCCGACATCAGCGCCACCGCGCAGGCCGACCTCGCCTCCTTCCAACTGGACCTCCAGGGGATGAAGGTGCACGGCGTGCGGGTGGACGGCGAGAGCGCCGAGTTCTCCCGCAAGGGCCACAAGCTGACGGTCCGCCCGCCCGCGACGGTCAAGAAGGGCGCCACGTTCCGTACGACGGTCGAGTACGACGGCGCGCCCGAGGAGATGACGGACGCGGACGGCTCGACCGAGGGCTGGGTCCGTACGGAGGACGGGGCGTTCGTCGCGGGGCAGCCGGCCGGGTCCATGACGTGGTTCCCCGGCAACAACCACCCGGGCGACAAGGCCGCGTACGACTTCAAGATCACCGTGCCGGACGGGTACACCGCCGTCGCCAACGGCGAGCTGCGCGGCCGGAAGAGCGCCGAGGGCCGGACCACCTTCGAGTGGCACAGCGCCGAGCCGATGGCCTCCTACCTCGCCACCGCGACGATCGGGAAGTTCACCGTCGCGGAGTCCCGCACGAAGAGCGGACTGCCCGTCTACACGGCCGTGGACCCGGCGGAGGCCAAGGAGAGCGCCGGGCCGCTGGGCAAGCTGGACGAGATCCTCGACTGGTCGGTGAAACGGTTCGGCCCGTATCCGTTCTCCTCCGCCGGGGCGATCGTGGACCACACGCCCGAGCGGGTCGACTGGGGCGCGCTGGAGACCCAGACCAAGCCGGTCTACGCCGGGGCGCCGGACGAGGGAACGGTCGTGCACGAGACCGCGCACCAGTGGTTCGGCGACTCGGTGACGCCGAAGACGTGGAAGGACATCTGGCTCAACGAGGGATTCGCGCAGTACGCCGAGTGGCTGTGGGAGGAGGACAAGGGCGGCCGTACCGCGCAGCAGCAGTTCGACGAGCTGTACAAGACCGCCGAGGACGACGAGGACGACGAGAACATCTGGGCCTTCCCGCCCGGCGACCCGGGCACCGCGGAGAACGTGACCGGCCAGCCCGTCTACAAGCGCGGCGCCATGGTCCTCCAGCAACTCCGGAAGGCCGTCGGCGACCAGGACTTCTTCGCGATCCTCAAGGACTGGCCCGCCGAACACCGCCACGGCAACGCCGACACCCAGCAGTTCATCGACTTCTGCCAGGACCGTACGAAGGTCGATCTGACCGACCTGTTCGACGACTGGCTGTACGGGGACGGGAAGCCGGACTGGGAGTACTGAGGGAGGGGCGGCCCGGTCGGCATCACCTCACCGCCCCACCGCCTCATTACCTCGGAAGTAATCGACGGTGGCCGGGGCGGCCCGCATCATCATCGGCATGACCAGCACTGATGCCCACGTCGCCACCGTCGCCACCGCCGAAGCCCCTGACGCCTCCGAAGCTCCTGACACCGCCGGAGCCCTTGACACCGCCGCAGTCGTCGACACCTATCTCGCCACGGTCGCGGACCCTGCGGCCACTCCCGAGCGCATCGCCGCGCACTACGGGGAGCGGGTCGACTGGATGTGTGCCGACAACCCGGCGGTGCCGTGGCTGCGGCCGCGCGCGACGCGGGACGACGTCGCGGCGCACTGGCGCGAGCTGCGCAAGCACACCGTCGCGGGCGCGGGCGGCGCGTCGGTCGACGCGCTGGTGATCTCGGGGCCGGAGGCCGTGCTGACCGGGCAGCTCTGGGGGACGGTGCGGGCCACCGGCAAGTCCTTCCGGTCGCCGTTCGCACTGCGGTTCACCGTCGAGGGCGGCGAGATCGTACGGCACCACGTCTACGAAGACAGCCTGGCGATCGCCGCGGCCTGCACGCCCGGGGAGTGAGGCGGTCGCGGTCGCGGCCCCGGACGTGAATCGCCGGGCGGTCGTTACCCGCGCTTCTTCTTCGCCTTCGGCGCCTTCTTCGCCGCCGGGTTGCCCGTGCGGGCGTTCCGGCGGCGTTCGTAGCGTTCGCGTTCCGCCTCGTACTCGGCGCGCCGTACCCCTTCCCCCGGTGCCTCGACGAGGCTGCGGCAGAAGTAGGCGAGCAGCGAGCCGATGAAACCGATGAGCAGCAGGCTCTGTGCGGAGCGGTCGGCCGGGCGGTCGGGGGCCGGGTCGGTGGCGGGGCGGGTCAGGCGTTCCCAGGTGCGGCGGAAGGCGACCGCGCTGCAGATCGCGAAGCAGGCCACGATCAGGACGTTGAGGAGCGAGCCGACCTGGGCGATCTCCAGGCCCTGGAAGGCGAAGCGCAGCACCACCGCGCCGGCCGCGGCGAGCGCCAGGGAGCCGATCGCGACGCCGGCCCGGCGCAGGCCGTAGCCACCGTCGTGGTGCACCCAGGTCGTCCCGAAGAAGCGGATCTCGGCCGGCTCGGGGCCGGGCCGGTCCGGGGCGGGCCGTGTCTCGTCGCTCATGGGGTCGATTATCCCCGGCGGGCCGGGTGCGGAGCGGCGATAGCATCCGCCTGTACATGCCAATCGGGGGAAGGTGCGGGATGCGCGGGCGATACGGGCGACGGGGCGCGGCGAGGCATCGGGTCACGGTGATCGGGGCGCTGCCCCTGCTGGTGGTCGCCGTCGCGGGGTGTGGTGGCGCGGCGCCAGGGCCCTCGGGCGGCAGTACCGCGACCGCCGGCGGCCACCCCGCAGCCACCGGGAGCCCGACAACCACCGGCACTCCCGCAGCCACCGGGACGCCCGCGGCACCGCGTCCCCTCACCGGAGCGCAGACGGCCCGGGCGATGCTCTCGACCATCGACCTGCCGGTGGGCTGGTCGGTGGCGAAGGAGGACCTGTCACCCGCGGTGGAGAAGGACGACCACGGCGTGCAGGACCTGAAGGGGGACGCGGCGTGCGACCGGGTGGTCGCCGACTCGTTCCGCGCCGTCCGGCCGAGCGCCGTCGTCAGCCGGACGATGGAGAACGGCATGGCCCGGCCCTCCCTGATGTTCGAGGTCAGGACGTACCCGGACGTACGGGGCGCCGGGCAGCAGCTCGAACAGGTCAGGCAGTTGCGGCGGGCGTGCGCGACGGCGACGGCGGGCCCGTACGCGGTGAGCTACGGGGTGCTGAGCGCGCCGCGGCGCGGAGACGAGTCGGTGGGCGTGCGCCTGCGGGTGGGCGGCAACCGGTTCGACGAGATCGTGATCCGGGTCGGCACCGGCGTCACCGTCGTCACGTTCCCCGGGGTCACCGGTGACGACGGCGGGCTGGTGGAGTCGGTCACCGCCCAGGCGACGGAGAAGCTTCGGCAGGCCGCCGGGTGAGACGCGGTACCGGCCCCGTACGGCCCGTTCAGTTCGCGCAGCGCGGTGCCACGAAACCGTCGCTGCCGGTGCGGACGTAGGTGTCCGAGACATACTGGCCGGGGGCGATGCAGTCCCAGATGTCGTTGGTGCCGTACGGGCCGCTGACCCGCTCGCCGTTGCGCTGGCAGCGGATGGCGACCCGCGCCCCGTACGGGAGCTGCCGTACGAGAGAGCTGCGGCTGCTGGGGCCGCTGCGGACGTTGAGGCGGTAGCCCGGCGCGACCGGGTAGGTGGCCGCGGTCGCCGCCATCGCCTGGACGGCGATGCCCTCGGCCTCGGTGACGGCCTCCGCCTCCGCGACCACCGCGGCCCCGTCCGGGACGGTGCTCGCGGACGGGTCTGCCGTGGTGCTCGCGGCGGTGCCGGCGGTGTTCTCCGGTGTGCTGGTCATGCGGACTCCCCCGTTGGACGGTCTTCGTGTGGACGAACGGTCCGGCCGGCCCGTACGCGGGTCACGGCGGCGCCGGTTCACCGCGCACGCTAGCAAGCCTCACCTGGCCCGTACGCACCATCGACTAGGCTCCGTGCGTCGCGACCGCGGCCCATGGACACGGGGGTGGGGAGATGCCGCCGCTGCGCGGTTCCGGAGCGGACCCGGAAGCGGAACGTCCGCTGTACGCGGGCCGGTACCGCCTGGACGCACGCCTGGGCGCGGGCGGGATGGGTGTGGTGCACCTGGCGCGGTCGTCGTCGGGGCTGCGCCTGGCGGTGAAGGTGGTGCACGCCGAGTTCGCCCAGGACCCCGAGTTCCGCGGCAGGTTCCGGCAGGAGGTGGCGGCGGCGCGGCGGGTGAGCGGCGCGTTCACCGCGCCGGTCGTGGACGCCGACCCGGACGCCGACCGGCCCTGGATGGCCACCCTCTACATTCCCGGGCCGACCCTCGGCGACCAGGTCAAACGCACCGGTCCGCTCGCTCCCGACGAGGTCCGCAGGCTGGCCGCGGGGCTGGCCGAGGCGCTGCGCGACATCCACCGGGCGGGCGTGGTGCACCGCGACCTCAAGCCCGGCAACGTGCTGCTCGCCGCCGACGGGCCCAAGGTCATCGACTTCGGTATCTCGCGTCCGTCGGACAGCGAGATGCGGACCGAGACCGGCAAGCTGATCGGTACGCCGCCGTTCATGGCGCCCGAGCAGTTCCAGCGACCGCGCGAGGTGGGGCCGGCGGCGGACGTGTTCGCGCTGGGGTCGGTGCTGGTGCACGCGGCGACCGGGCGGGGGCCGTTCGACTCGGAGAGCCCGTACATCGTCGCGTACCAGGTGGTGCACGACGAGGCGGATCTGACGGGTGTTCCGGAGGACCTGGCGCCGCTGATCCGTACGTGTCTGGCGAAGCGGCCGTCCGACCGGCCGACTCCGGACGTGCTGATGCGGATGCTGCACACCGAGGGGCCCGTGGAGGTTCACGGCGGCGTGCCGGCGGGCGGGTCCGTTCCCGAGGAGGCGCGGGTTCCGGCGCAGCGGCAGCCCGCGCGCGTCGTCTCCGCGCCGGCCGGGGCCGGAGCGGGCGCTGATGCCCGGGCCGCTGACGCCGCGGCGGACACGCACGTACGGGCCCGTCGGACGGAAGCCGAACCGGTGGCGGGAGCGGCAGCCGGAGCGGGTCCGGAAGCGGAACCGGAACCGGAAGCTGGGCGGCGCGCGGAGGGCAAGGCGACGCATTCCGCCAAGTCCCCGAAGGGGAACGCCACTCCCCCGGAATCCACCCCCGCCCCGCGCCGCCGCCGCTGGGCCGCCTGGGCCGCCGTGGCCGCCGTGCTCACCGGGGCGGGCGTCTTCGCGGGCGTACGGTTCCTGGGCGCCGAGGACCCGCCGGCCCTGCAGACGCACACCGCCGGCAGCACCGCCGACAGCGCCGCCCCGGCCTTCCGCCCGTGGCACACCCAGCTCGTGCGGCGGCCCGCCGGCCACCCGGCCGAGATGCCGTTCTGTGCGTACGGCGCTTCCGCGCTGTTCTGCGTCGAGCGGGGGCTGAAGGCCGCGCGGGTGGACGGGGAGCACGGCGCGGTGACGTGGCGGCGGCCGGGCGGGCCGGTCCGCAAGAGCGACATTCCGCCCGGTGCGCCGGTGTTCTCGGGCGGGCTGCTCTACGTACGGTCGCCGGACGGCAAGCGGCTGGAGGCGCTGGACCCGTCGGCCGCGGGGCAGGGCGCGGTGCGCTGGAGCAAGGATCTGAGCGGGTACGACGCCGAGGTCCGCTTCGTGGGCGAGACGATTCTGCTGACCGCGCCGGACGGCATGATCACCGCCCTGGACAGCGCCACCCACCGGGAGCGCTGGCACCACCGGTTCCCGGCCCAGCCGCTGGGCCAGTTCACCGCGTACGGGGACGGCCGTACGGCGTACGCGGCGACCGTCTCGGCCGACGGCACCTCCACCGTCGTCACCGCGATCGACCCGCTGCACGGCTCCCTGCGCTGGGAACGCCGGCTGCCCGGCTCGCTCACCCCGGCCGGTACGGGCGCGTCCGGCTCGCTCTACCTGACCGCCGCCGACCCGCTGCTCGTCACCCGTACGTCGGCCGTCGTCCGCTACGACCCGGCGACCCACCGGGTGCGGCGCCTCCCGCTGGACGCGCCGGTCGACGACGCGGCGGGCGTGGTGCGCGGCGAGACGGTGTATGTGCTCGCCACCACCGGCGGCACACTCCAGGCCGTCGGTGACCGGCGGTGGAGCGTGGAGACCTCGGTGAGCCGGGGGTCGGAGCCGGTGCTCGACCCGAAGGACGAGCGGCTGTACTTCACCGGTGCCGACGGCCGGCTGCTGGCCGTGGACACCCGGCGCGGCGCGCTGCTCGGCCAGACGCCGCCCCGGCTGGCCACCGGCCGCAGCGGCTACCTGGAGAAGCTGCCCGCGCCGCTGCCGGACCCGAGGGGCGGCCGGATCTACGCGGCGGCCCCGGACGGCTCGGTGTTCGCCGCGAACGCGGAGAACCCCGCCCGCTGGTGAGGCGGGCGGGGCCCTCAGGAGGCGTTACGGGGGCTCAGCCCAGCTTCGTCACGTCCCGCACCGCGCCCTTGTCGGCGCTGGTGGCCATCGCCGCGTACGCGCGGAGGGCCTGCGAGACCTTGCGCTCGCGCTTCTTCGGCGCGTACACGCCGCCCAGCGCCTCCCGGCGGGCCGTCAGCTCGGCTTCCGGCACCAGGAGTTCGATGGTGCGGTTCGGGATGTCGATACGGATGCGGTCGCCGTCCTCGACCAGGGCGATGGTGCCGCCGGAGGCCGCCTCGGGCGAGGCGTGGCCGATGGACAGGCCGGAGGTGCCGCCGGAGAAGCGGCCGTCGGTGACCAGCGCGCACGCCTTGCCCAGGCCGCGGCCCTTGAGGAAGGACGTCGGGTAGAGCATCTCCTGCATGCCGGGGCCGCCCTTGGGGCCCTCGTAGCGGATGACGACGACGTCGCCCTCCTTGACCTGCTTGCCGAGGATCTTCTCGACGGCCTCTTCCTGGGACTCGCAGACCACGGCCGGGCCTTCGAACGTCCAGATCGACTCGTCGACGCCGGCGGTCTTCACGACGCAGCCGTCCTCGGCGAGGTTGCCCTTGAGGACCGCCAGGCCGCCGTCGGCGGAGTAGGCGTGGGCGAAGTCGCGGATGCAGCCGCCCGCGGCGTCCGTGTCGAGGGTGTCCCAGCGCTCGGACTGGGAGAAGGCGGTGGCGGAGCGCTTGCAGCCGGGGGCCGCGTGCCACAGCTCGACGGCCTCCGGGGACGGCGAACCCCCGCGCACGTCCCAGGTCTTGAGCCAGTCGGCCATCGAGGAGCTGTGCACGGTGTGCACGTCCTCGTTGAGCAGCCCGGCCCGGTACAGCTCGCCCAGGATGGCGGGGATGCCGCCGGCCCGGTGCACGTCCTCCATGTAGTACGTGCCGCCGGGGGCGACGTTCGGCGCGACCTTGGCCAGGCAGGGCACCCGGCGCGAGACGGCGTTGATGTCCTCCAGGTCGTAGTCGAGTCCGGCTTCCTGGGCGGCGGCCAGCAGGTGCAGGATCGTGTTGGTGGAGCCGCCCATGGCGATGTCCAGGGCCATGGCGTTCTCGAAGGAGGCGCGGGAGCCGACGCTGCGCGGCAGGACGGTCGCGTCGTCCTGGTCGTAGTACCGCTTGGTGATCTCCACGACCGTACGGCCGGCGTTCTCGTACAGCGCCTTGCGGGCGGTGTGGGTGGCCAGCACCGAGCCGTTGCCGGGCAGCGACAGGCCGATGGCCTCGGTCAGGCAGTTCATCGAGTTGGCGGTGAACATGCCGGAACAGGAGCCGCAGGTCGGGCAGGCGTTGTCCTCGATACGGAGGATGTCCTCGTCCGAGACGTTCTCGTCGACCGCGTCGGAGATCGCGTTGATCAGGTCCAGCTTGCGGACCGTGCCGTCGACGAGGGTGGCGCGGCCGGCCTCCATGGGCCCGCCGGAGACGAAGACGGTGGGGATGTTCAGCCGCATCGCGGCCATCAGCATGCCCGGGGTGATCTTGTCGCAGTTGGAGATGCAGATCAGCGCGTCCGCGCAGTGCGCCTCGACCATGTACTCGACGGAGTCGGCGATCAGGTCGCGGGACGGCAGGGAGTACAGCATCCCGCCGTGGCCCATGGCGATGCCGTCGTCCACCGCGATGGTGTTGAACTCGCGGGCGATGCCGCCGGCCTCCTTGATCGCCTCGCTGACGATCCGGCCGACCGGCTGGAGGTGGGTGTGGCCCGGCACGAACTCGGTGAAGCTGTTGGCCACGGCGATCACGGGCTTGCCGAAGTCCTCGCGCGCTACGCCCGACGCCTGCATGAGCGCGCGGGCGCCGGCCATGTTGCGGCCATGGGTGACGGTGCGGGACCTCAGCTCGGGCACGTGGATCCACTCCCTCGGGTGTGTGTACATCTCCCGTACGCCCGGTGCGCGTACGGACGTGAATCAGTCGAGCCTACGCCCCGGCTCCAAGATCTGGACAGCTTCTCCGGCATGTGAGACGGGCGACCGCTGGGCGGACACCGGCCGCGGGCGCGTCCGCCCCGGTCAGGGCCCGGTCAGGTGCTGCTGCACCACCGGCGCGACCCGGGCGACGATCTGCTCCGGGTCCGCCGACGCCAGCGGCTCCAGCTTGATCACGTACCGCAGCAGGGCCGTACCGACCAGTTGCGCCGCCGCCAGCTCGGCCCGCAGGTCCGCGTCCGGGACGGCCAGCTCGCCGGCGATCCGGCGCAGCAACTGGCGGGCGACGAGCTTGCGGAACACCGCGGCGGCGACGTCGTTGGTGAGGGCGCTGCGCACGATCGCCAGCAGGGGCTCGCGGGTGACCGGGTTCTCCCAGACGCCGAAGACGAAGCGGGTCAGCCGCTCGCCCACCCCGTCCAGGCCGCCTTCGAGGACGGCCTCGGGAGCGTTCAGGGCGGGCGCGAAGGACATCTCCACGGCCGCCGCGAAGACCTGCTCCTTGGTGCCGTAGTAGTGGTGGACCAGGGCCGGGTCCACGGCCGCCGCCTTGGCGATGCCGCGGACCGAGGTCTTCTCGTACCCGCGGGCGGCGAACTCGGCGCGGGCCGCGGCCAGGATGCGCTCGCGGGCGCCGGGCCCGTCCTCGGCGTCCGTACGGGACGGGCGGCCGCGCCTGCGGGCCGGGGCCGTACCCCCGGTACCGGCGTCGGCACCGGTACCGCCGCTCGTCACGACCCCGGCACCCACGTCGGCGACGCCAGGTGCAGCCGGGTGAAGGCCAGCGCCTCCGCGAGGTCCGCCTCCCGCTCGGCCGCGGACATCGCGCGCCGGGTGTTGACCTCCACGACGACGTGCCCGTCGAAGCCGGTGGCGGCGAGCCGCTCCAGCAGGTCGGCGCAGGGCTGCGAGCCGCGGCCCGGCACCAGGTGCTCGTCCTTGTTGGAGCCGTTGCCGTCGGCGAGGTGGATGTGCGCGAGGCGCTCGCCCATCCGGTCGACCATCTCCAGGGCGTCGCTGCGCGAGGTGGCGGTGTGCGAGAGGTCGACGGTGAAGTGCCGGTAGTCGTCCTTGGTCGGGTCCCAGTCCGGCGCGTACGCCAGCATCTCGCGGTCCCGGTAGCGCCACGGGTACATGTTCTCGACGGCGAACCGTACGTCCGTCTCGCTCTCCATCCGCCACACTCCGCGTACGAACTCGCGGGCGTAGTTGCGCTGCCACCGGAAGGGCGGATGGACGACCACCGTCGAGGCCCCGAGCTTCTCCGCGGCGTTCCGTGCGCGCTGCAGCTTCACCCAGGGGTCCGTGGACCACACCCGCTGCGTGATCAGCAGGCACGGTGCGTGCACGGCCAGGATCGGCACCCCGTGATAGTCGGAGAGCCGCCGCAGCGCCTCGATGTCCTGGCTGACCGGGTCGGTCCACACCATGACCTCGACGCCGTCGTAGCCCAGGCGCGCGGCGATCTCGAAGGCCGTCGCCGTCGACTCCGGATACACCGAGGCCGTGGACAGGGCGACCTTCGCATCCGGGATGCGCACCACTGGCTCCGTCACGAGGGACAGGGTACGGGCCGCCGCCGACGGGTGTCGGCCGCGCCCCTACCTCGCGGGCAGGTGGTCGAGGTGGCGCAGGATCACGCCCTCGCGCAGCGCCCACGGGCAGATCTCCAGCGTACGGACGCCGAAGAGGTCCATCCCGGCCTCCGCCACCAGCGCCCCGGCGAGCAACTGCCGCGAGCGGCCCTCGGACACGCCGGGCAGCCCGGCGCGCTCCGTGCCGGTCATCCCCGCGAGCCGCGGCACCCACTCCTCCAGCGCCTTACGGTCCAGCTCACGCTGGGTGTAGAGCCCCTCGGCTGACCGGGCGGCACCGGCGATACGGGCCAGTTGCTTGAAGGTCTTGGAGGTGCCGACCACGTGGTCCGGCGTGCCGAAGCGCGTGAAATCGCTCACCACCCGGGCTATTTCGGCCCGTACGCGCTTGCGCAGCGCCCGGATGTCCTCCGCCTCCGGCGGATCGCCCGGCAGGTCGGCCGCGGTGAGCCGGCCCGCGCCCAGCGGCAGCGACACCGCCGCGTCCGGCTCCTCGTCCAGCCCGTACGCGATCTCCAGCGAGCCGCCGCCGATGTCCAGCACCAGCAGCCGGCCCGCCGACCAGCCGAACCAGCGGCGGGCCGCGAGGAACGTCAGCCGGGCCTCGTCCTCGCCGGACAGCACCCGCAGCTCCACGCCGGTCTCCCGGGCGACCCGGCGCAGCACCTCCTCGCCGTTGGACGCCTCACGGACCGCGGAGGTGGCGAACGGCAGGACGTCCTCGACGCCCTTGTCCTCCGCGACCTCGACCGCCGCCCGTACCGTCGCCACGAGGCGGTCCACGCCCGCGTCGCCGATCGCGCCGTCCTCGTCGAGGAGTTCGGCCAGCCGCAGCTCCGCCTTGTGCGAGTAGGCGGGCAGCGGGCGCGCACCCGGGTGCGCGTCCATCACCAGCAGATGGACCGTGTTCGACCCCACATCGAGGACTCCGAGTCTCATACCGTCGAACCTACTGCGGGCGGCCGGGAACCGACGGCGAGCCCCCGGTCGCGGAGCGACTTCGGCAGCGGCCGGTCACCTTAGGCTGGAGTAGTGGCTAAGACGAACAAGGCGAAGCAGGAAAAAGCCCTGAAGAAGGCGGAAAAGCAGCGCGCCGCGCGGGCGGCGGCGCAGGCGCAGGGGGCTCGGGCCGACGAGGTCGGCGGCCTGGACTTCGCCCGCGCCTGGGTCACCTTCCCCGACCCCGCCGACGACGAGCAGGTCTTCCGCTGCGACCTGACCTGGCTCACCTCCCGCTGGACGTGCATCTTCGGCAGCGGCTGCAAGGGCATCGAGGCGGGCCGCGCGGACGACGGCTGCTGCACGCTCGGCGCGCACTTCTCCGACGAGGAGGACGAGCAGCGGGTCGCGGAGCACGTGGCGCGCCTCACACCGGACCTGTGGCAGTTCCACGACGTCGGCACCTCCACCGGCTGGACCCAGGAGGACGAGGACGGCGACCGCCAGACCCGGCGCTGGAAGGGCTCGTGCATCTTCCAGAACCGCCCCGGCTTCCCGGCCGGCGCGGGCTGCTCGCTGCACATCCTCGCGCTGCGCGAGGGCCGCGAGCCCCTGGAGACCAAGCCGGACGTCTGCTGGCAGCTTCCGGTCCGCCGTACGTACGAGTGGATCGACCGCCCCGACGACACCCGCGTCCTGGAGGTCTCCATCGGCGAGTACGACCGGCGCGGCTGGGGCCCCGGCGGCCACGACCTGCACTGGTGGTGCACGTCGGCGACGTCCGCACACGGCGCGGGCGAGCCGGTGTACGTGTCCTACGGGCCCGAGCTGACCGAGCTGATGGGCAAGGAGGGGTACGACCGGCTCGTGGAGCTGTGCGAGGAGCGGCTGGCGGCGACGCTGCCGATGGCGCCGCACCCGGCGGACCCGAAGTAGGGGCTGCGCGCCCTTGCGGCTGCCGCCCCGCGGACGGGGTTGGCGTACCGCGTCCGACTGTCAGCCCGTAGGCGGGGTGGGGGACGGGCTCGGGCCCGGTGTCGGTTCCTGGGTGGTGGGCGTGGGCGTCGGGGACGGGGTCGGTGTGGGGGGCGTCGGCGGCTCGCCGGTCGGCTCCCGCGTCGGGGTGGCCGGCGCCGTCGGCTCGGGCCGGGGGCCGGGCCCCGTCGGCCTCGGGTGCCCCGGCCAGTGGCCGCCGTTCCCCTGGCCCCATCCCTCCAGCGTCACCGTCGTGCCCCCGGGTGCCAGGGTGACCCGCGCGTTCCAGTAGCCGTCCGGTTCCCGGCCGTGGTCGACGGACACCAGGAGCGTGGTGGACTCCCCCGGCCGCAGCACGCCTGCCGTGGCGCTCAGCCGGAGCCACGGCGCGCCCGTACGCGCCGACCAGTGCACCGGCTCCCCGCCGGACGCGGTGAGGGTGACGGCCGTGACGCCGCCGCGCGGTGCGGCGGTGACGGTCAGCCGTCCGGGGCCGGTGCCGGAACGGTCCGGTTCGCCGGGCCGCAGCAGCGTGCCGTCCGCGCCGACGACCTGCACGGAGACGTCGGGGCCGGCCGGCCAGTTGCTCGTCGACAGCAGGTGCGGCGCGGTGGGCGTGCGCGCGCTGCCCGCGTTCTCGTACGGACGGCCGTCGTACGGGCCGCTGCCCGGGTCGCCGGCCGACACCGACGGGCCCTCGCTCTCGCCGGTCCGGGGCGCGTTCCGGTAGGCGGTCCACAGGGCGAGCACCGGCGCCGCGAGGACGGTGGCGATGACGGTCGTGGTCACGGCGCGGGTGCGCAGCCGGCGCCGGCGGGCCGCCGGGTCCTTGGGCCGGACGGGGAATCCGCGCCGGTCGTAGCGTGGAGAACCGTTTGCGCCACCCGTGCGCCCCGCGCGCCCGGAGCGTACGGAGACGCCCGCGCCCGCCACTCCTTCGGCACGCCCCGAACGCGATCCCCGCGCCGCCGCCATGGCGGTCCGCACGGCCGTACGCGGCGCGGTGACCAACGGCAGCGCGCCGTGGTCGAGGGGCGCGGTGCCCGGCCAGGGCCCGTGCGCGGTGGCCCGCTCGGCCGTACGGCGGCACTCC
Proteins encoded in this region:
- a CDS encoding Ppx/GppA phosphatase family protein, with amino-acid sequence MRLGVLDVGSNTVHLLVMDAHPGARPLPAYSHKAELRLAELLDEDGAIGDAGVDRLVATVRAAVEVAEDKGVEDVLPFATSAVREASNGEEVLRRVARETGVELRVLSGEDEARLTFLAARRWFGWSAGRLLVLDIGGGSLEIAYGLDEEPDAAVSLPLGAGRLTAADLPGDPPEAEDIRALRKRVRAEIARVVSDFTRFGTPDHVVGTSKTFKQLARIAGAARSAEGLYTQRELDRKALEEWVPRLAGMTGTERAGLPGVSEGRSRQLLAGALVAEAGMDLFGVRTLEICPWALREGVILRHLDHLPAR
- a CDS encoding sugar phosphate isomerase/epimerase family protein, with amino-acid sequence MVRIPDAKVALSTASVYPESTATAFEIAARLGYDGVEVMVWTDPVSQDIEALRRLSDYHGVPILAVHAPCLLITQRVWSTDPWVKLQRARNAAEKLGASTVVVHPPFRWQRNYAREFVRGVWRMESETDVRFAVENMYPWRYRDREMLAYAPDWDPTKDDYRHFTVDLSHTATSRSDALEMVDRMGERLAHIHLADGNGSNKDEHLVPGRGSQPCADLLERLAATGFDGHVVVEVNTRRAMSAAEREADLAEALAFTRLHLASPTWVPGS
- a CDS encoding BACON domain-containing protein, whose product is MSSRSDHPMHATGAHRAHDGAQRHDRPRLPERYEPHLDGLFTYCLSVLCEHDAATAVLGEVLAVAERHHGRRPPDPGLYRSWLYALARWACLRRLTDRVPEGGPAPSATDTTHGTGASSALGAAPAAPGPSGDAAEAARRRRELAGLAWPEAAGTTPEQREALELSVRHRLSGEEVAAVLGGDTDATRGLLATAACEVERTRAALTVVEFGRCPDVAQLAADTRMLLGGALRRELVRHVDDCAECRRTAERATAHGPWPGTAPLDHGALPLVTAPRTAVRTAMAAARGSRSGRAEGVAGAGVSVRSGRAGRTGGANGSPRYDRRGFPVRPKDPAARRRRLRTRAVTTTVIATVLAAPVLALWTAYRNAPRTGESEGPSVSAGDPGSGPYDGRPYENAGSARTPTAPHLLSTSNWPAGPDVSVQVVGADGTLLRPGEPDRSGTGPGRLTVTAAPRGGVTAVTLTASGGEPVHWSARTGAPWLRLSATAGVLRPGESTTLLVSVDHGREPDGYWNARVTLAPGGTTVTLEGWGQGNGGHWPGHPRPTGPGPRPEPTAPATPTREPTGEPPTPPTPTPSPTPTPTTQEPTPGPSPSPTPPTG